A DNA window from Brassica napus cultivar Da-Ae chromosome C1, Da-Ae, whole genome shotgun sequence contains the following coding sequences:
- the LOC125580045 gene encoding uncharacterized protein LOC125580045, with protein MSLVNSSSTPTDQVAKQREIPTRCNCGEAVSRFTSNTVKNPGRLFHRCPMGSEKSVLEEIEDFHDLFDVLLVDNIKFQKSVRAGEAMMKGHEIRIEEMEDAIARCEEKIT; from the exons ATGTCTTTGGTCAATTCTTCATCTACTCCAACAGATCAAGTCGCCAAACAACGCGAAATTCCCACGAGATGCAATTGCGGTGAGGCAGTGTCtcgtttcacttcaaacacagtTAAAAATCCAGGAAGATTATTTCATCGTTGTCCGATGGGATCTGAGAAG TCGGTTCTTGAGGAAATTGAAGACTTCCATGACCTGTTTGACGTGCTGCTTGTTGACAATATCAAGTTTCAGAAATCAGTGAGAGCTGGTGAGGCCATGATGAAAGGTCATGAGATTAGAATTGAAGAGATGGAAGATGCAATTGCACGTTGTGAAGAGAAGATCACATAA